A genomic stretch from Pieris napi chromosome 18, ilPieNapi1.2, whole genome shotgun sequence includes:
- the LOC125058829 gene encoding uncharacterized protein LOC125058829, whose protein sequence is MDRLQFEFTMIASIDGKSNILAITSILTEEGKCYVLPDELKPVIHHKYIVKLNTFSKIKNSIKKRHQSRKIWVKLDEDLKKTYIDEEGNMQFLDQYLEEMSTKQPRGNDDNLQHILEKLIESTTKKENQHNLKHVSEKFIIEKFTSKNPNAVQWIENFEKECERFNITKNETIKEKKENLIQKNTIYYKKIKKHEKIILSEEFSKKLIKKVHEDLCHIGIRQLQKKISPIYTAKNLTKNIINICKTCEICIKNKSRGQGKFGLMSQLGPATKPFEIMSMDTIGGFGGSRSTKKYLHLLVDHYTRYAFIVTSKTQNASDFIKLTKNVLETDEIGIILTDQYPGINSREFKQYLNENNVKLIFTAVNTPFSNGLNERLNQTIVNKIRCRINEKNNKRTWTTVARECIEKYNETEHSVTGFAPKYLLDGTNVSILPNELKIIEGEDKWIADKRLALENTIKSHKYNKKIFDRKRKMQEFNIGDSVYVENGNRLNRKKLDELKIGPFKIVGKISNSIYRIDTGNRKTESTLFHITKLQPVTTESEEDEI, encoded by the coding sequence atggACCGGCTGCAATTTGAGTTTACTATGATAGCCTCAATCGATGGCAAATCTAATATATTGGCCATAACTTCAATATTGACAGAAGAAggaaaatgttatgttttacCTGATGAACTGAAGCCGGTGATTCATCACAAATATATAGTTAAATTGAAcactttttcaaaaataaaaaatagtataaagaAAAGGCACCAAAGCAGAAAGATATGGGTAAAATTAGATGAAGATCtaaagaaaacatatataGATGAGGAAGGTAATATGCAATTTTTAGATCAATATTTAGAGGAAATGAGCACAAAACAACCAAGAGGCAATGATGATAATTTGCAACATATCCtggaaaaattaatagaatctacgacaaaaaaagaaaatcaacataatttaaaacatgtttcagagaaatttattattgaaaaattcaCAAGTAAGAATCCTAATGCAGTGCAATGGATAGAGAATTTTGAAAAAGAGTGTGAgcgttttaatataacaaaaaatgaaacaataaaagaaaaaaaagaaaatctaatacaaaaaaatacaatatattataagaaaataaagaaacatgAAAAGATTATCCTCTCAGAAGAATTTAGTaagaaacttataaaaaaggtGCATGAAGATTTATGCCATATTGGGATCAGACAATTgcagaaaaaaataagtccAATATACACAGCTAAAAACCTAACAAAgaatatcataaatatttgtaaaacatgtgaaatatgcataaaaaataaatcaagagGTCAAGGAAAATTTGGATTAATGTCACAACTGGGACCAGCAACAAAACCATTTGAGATAATGTCAATGGATACTATAGGTGGCTTTGGAGGATCTAGATCAACAAAAAAGTACCTACACCTTTTAGTAGACCATTATACAAGATATGCATTTATTGTGACGTCAAAAACACAGAATGCAagtgattttataaaactaacaaaGAATGTACTAGAAACAGATGAGATTGGAATAATTTTGACAGATCAATATCCAGGCATCAATTCAAGAGAATTTAAGCAAtatctaaatgaaaataatgtgaaattaatttttacagcTGTGAATACACCATTCTCAAATGGCTTGAATGAAAGGTTAAATCAAAcaatagttaataaaataagatgtagaataaatgagaaaaataataagagaACATGGACAACAGTGGCAAGAGAATGTATAGAGaaatataatgaaacagaACACTCCGTTACAGGTTTTGCACCAAAATATTTACTGGATGGTACAAATGTCAGCATTCTaccaaatgaattaaaaataatagaggGAGAAGACAAGTGGATTGCTGATAAAAGATTGGCAttagaaaatacaataaaatcccacaagtataataagaaaatatttgatagaaaaagaaaaatgcaaGAGTTTAATATAGGAGACAGTGTATATGTTGAGAATGGAAATAGACTGAATAGAAAGAAATTAGACGAATTAAAAATAGGTCCTTTTAAGATAGTAGGGAAAATATCGAACTCCATTTACAGGATTGACACTGGTAACAGAAAAACAGAATCAACTTTGTTCCacataacaaaattacaaccGGTTACAACAGAATCTGAAGAAGATGAAATATAA